The Nonlabens spongiae genome contains a region encoding:
- a CDS encoding methylmalonyl-CoA mutase family protein encodes MQDQTPYVPKNKVRIVTAASLFDGHDAAINIMRRIIQSTGCEVIHLGHDRSVDEVVNTAIQEDANAIAMTSYQGGHNEYFKYMYDLLKERGAGHIKIFGGGGGVILPTEIAELHEYGIERIYSPDDGREMGLQGMINDLVKRCDVEVPPISVKKSTNKDAKARLNGELKQNHVPTIARLISLAENRHEDFEKHFAEAEKTEKQAPVLGITGTGGAGKSSLVDELIRRFLIDFPKKNIGIISVDPSKRKTGGALLGDRIRMNAINNERVYMRSLATRQSNLALSKHVQEAVDVLKAANYDLIILETSGIGQSDTEIMDHSDVSLYVMTPEFGAATQLEKIDMLDFADVVAINKFDKRGALDALRDVKKQYQRNHNLWEADPETLPVYGTIASQFNDPGMNALYESLMTKVSEKTGVDLKPQSDLNKSQSEKIFVIPPSRVRYLSEIAENNRAYDASAKAQSETAQKLYGIYKTILTVMDTSSASASTHSQVVLSTQSSPEAFPERSRRALEGRFLNDKGLNEEELLNQVQQDDKQFVEMLIAQFNKTYKDLDPYNWEIITGWEEKVNKYKQPIYEFQVRDKVIKIETHTESLSHQQIPKVALPKYSAWGDILKWCLQENVPGEFPYTAGLYPFKRQGEDPTRMFAGEGGPERTNKRFHYVSLGMPAKRLSTAFDSVTLYGNDPGHRPDIYGKIGNAGVSICCLDDAKKLYSGFDLSHPATSVSMTINGPAPMLLGFFMNAAIDQNCEKYIKENGLEDRVEAKLKEVYDDNGLERPSYLNADGKKIISKNGKVDVDGLPEGNDGLGLMLLGLTGDQVLDTDVYARIKAETLNQVRGTVQADILKEDQAQNTCIFSTEFALRLMGDVQEYFIDKMVRNFYSVSISGYHIAEAGANPITQLAFTLANGFTYVEYYLSRGMDINKFGPNLSFFFSNGIDPEYAVIGRVARKIWSKALKHKYGANARAQMLKYHIQTSGRSLHAQEIDFNDIRTTLQALYAIYDNCNSLHTNAYDEAITTPTEESVRRAMAIQLIINKELGLAKNENPIQGAFIIEELTDLVEQAVLTEFDRITERGGVLGAMETMYQRSKIQEESMHYEMLKHTGEFPIIGVNTFLSSKGSPTVTPAEVIRATEEEKQAQIATKENLHTAFAKPSQEKLDAIQEAAIKNENIFEQLMEATKVCSLGQITEALFEVGGQYRRNM; translated from the coding sequence ATGCAAGATCAGACTCCATACGTTCCAAAAAATAAAGTAAGAATCGTAACTGCCGCAAGCCTTTTTGATGGACACGATGCTGCCATAAACATAATGCGACGCATCATTCAGTCTACGGGATGTGAGGTGATCCACTTGGGTCACGACCGCAGTGTGGACGAGGTGGTAAATACCGCTATCCAGGAAGATGCAAACGCAATCGCGATGACTTCTTATCAAGGTGGTCACAATGAGTACTTCAAGTATATGTATGATTTGTTGAAGGAGCGCGGTGCCGGTCACATCAAGATTTTCGGTGGTGGCGGTGGAGTAATCCTACCTACTGAGATTGCTGAGTTACATGAATATGGAATCGAGCGCATCTATAGTCCTGACGACGGGCGCGAGATGGGGCTTCAAGGCATGATCAATGATCTTGTTAAACGTTGTGATGTAGAGGTTCCCCCCATTTCTGTAAAGAAATCAACTAACAAAGACGCGAAAGCGAGACTAAACGGAGAGTTAAAACAGAATCACGTCCCTACGATTGCAAGATTGATCTCTCTAGCAGAAAACCGTCACGAGGATTTTGAAAAGCACTTTGCCGAAGCAGAAAAAACAGAGAAACAGGCTCCTGTCTTGGGAATCACTGGAACCGGTGGAGCTGGAAAATCATCATTGGTAGATGAATTGATCCGCAGGTTTTTGATTGATTTTCCTAAAAAGAATATTGGGATTATTTCTGTAGATCCATCGAAGAGAAAAACGGGTGGAGCGTTACTGGGTGACCGTATACGCATGAATGCGATCAACAACGAGCGGGTGTATATGCGATCGCTCGCCACCCGTCAATCCAATCTGGCACTATCTAAACACGTGCAAGAAGCGGTAGATGTCTTAAAAGCTGCCAACTATGATCTAATTATTTTAGAAACCAGCGGAATAGGGCAAAGCGATACCGAGATCATGGATCACAGCGATGTATCACTTTATGTAATGACGCCAGAATTTGGTGCAGCCACTCAGCTTGAGAAAATTGATATGCTCGACTTTGCAGATGTCGTCGCCATCAACAAATTTGATAAGCGTGGAGCGCTAGATGCATTGCGCGATGTCAAGAAGCAGTACCAGCGCAACCACAACCTCTGGGAGGCAGATCCTGAAACGCTACCCGTTTATGGAACGATCGCAAGCCAGTTCAATGATCCTGGCATGAATGCGCTCTACGAGTCATTGATGACTAAGGTGAGTGAGAAAACTGGTGTGGATCTCAAACCACAAAGTGACCTCAACAAATCACAGAGTGAGAAGATTTTTGTAATCCCGCCATCACGCGTGCGTTACCTGAGTGAAATCGCAGAGAATAATCGTGCTTATGACGCTTCCGCGAAAGCGCAATCAGAAACAGCCCAGAAGCTATACGGGATTTATAAAACGATCTTGACGGTGATGGACACTTCGAGTGCCTCAGCGTCCACACACTCACAAGTAGTTTTATCTACACAATCGAGCCCTGAGGCGTTCCCTGAGCGGAGTCGAAGGGCTCTCGAAGGGCGATTTTTAAACGACAAAGGCTTAAACGAAGAGGAGCTACTCAATCAAGTTCAGCAAGATGACAAACAGTTTGTTGAAATGCTCATTGCGCAGTTCAACAAAACCTATAAAGACCTCGATCCCTACAACTGGGAAATAATCACAGGCTGGGAAGAAAAAGTAAATAAATACAAACAACCCATTTACGAGTTTCAGGTACGAGACAAGGTTATAAAGATTGAGACTCATACAGAATCTCTTTCACATCAGCAGATTCCAAAAGTAGCCTTGCCTAAGTATTCAGCTTGGGGAGATATTTTAAAATGGTGCTTGCAAGAGAACGTCCCGGGTGAATTCCCTTACACTGCAGGATTGTATCCATTCAAACGTCAAGGGGAAGATCCTACCAGAATGTTTGCTGGAGAGGGAGGTCCAGAGCGTACTAACAAGCGTTTTCATTATGTGAGCTTGGGAATGCCCGCAAAGCGATTGAGTACAGCATTTGATAGTGTAACGCTTTATGGGAATGATCCCGGCCATCGTCCTGATATTTATGGAAAAATAGGTAATGCGGGTGTGAGTATTTGCTGTCTAGACGATGCCAAGAAATTGTATTCAGGTTTTGACTTATCACATCCAGCCACATCGGTTTCTATGACTATCAATGGGCCAGCACCCATGTTGCTAGGTTTTTTCATGAACGCTGCTATCGATCAGAATTGTGAGAAATACATCAAGGAAAACGGACTAGAAGATCGAGTAGAAGCAAAGCTGAAAGAAGTTTATGACGATAATGGTCTAGAACGACCATCATACCTTAATGCTGATGGTAAAAAGATTATCAGTAAAAATGGAAAAGTAGATGTGGACGGACTTCCTGAAGGGAATGACGGCCTTGGGTTAATGCTACTCGGATTGACCGGTGATCAAGTTTTGGATACTGATGTGTACGCAAGAATTAAAGCAGAGACTCTTAACCAAGTACGCGGTACCGTTCAAGCTGATATTTTAAAAGAGGATCAGGCGCAGAACACCTGTATTTTCTCAACCGAGTTTGCTCTTCGATTAATGGGCGACGTGCAGGAATATTTTATCGATAAAATGGTGCGCAACTTTTACAGCGTTTCCATTTCAGGTTACCACATTGCCGAGGCTGGTGCAAATCCTATCACACAGTTAGCATTTACCTTGGCAAACGGTTTTACTTATGTGGAGTATTACCTGAGCCGCGGTATGGACATCAACAAGTTTGGTCCTAACCTGAGTTTTTTCTTCAGTAACGGAATCGATCCAGAATATGCCGTCATAGGTCGTGTCGCAAGAAAGATCTGGTCCAAAGCATTGAAACACAAGTACGGCGCAAATGCTCGTGCACAAATGTTGAAATATCACATTCAGACCAGTGGTAGATCATTACACGCACAAGAAATTGACTTCAACGATATCAGGACCACATTGCAAGCGCTTTACGCGATTTACGATAACTGTAATTCGCTTCATACGAATGCTTACGACGAGGCGATCACTACGCCTACGGAAGAAAGTGTACGTCGTGCCATGGCGATCCAGTTGATTATCAACAAAGAACTGGGACTTGCCAAAAATGAGAACCCCATCCAGGGAGCCTTCATCATTGAGGAATTGACAGATCTTGTCGAGCAGGCAGTATTGACTGAATTTGATCGCATCACAGAGCGTGGTGGTGTGCTCGGAGCAATGGAAACCATGTACCAGCGCAGCAAGATTCAGGAGGAGAGCATGCACTACGAGATGTTGAAGCACACTGGTGAATTCCCAATTATTGGAGTAAACACCTTCTTAAGTTCAAAGGGAAGTCCAACCGTCACCCCAGCAGAGGTGATCCGTGCGACCGAAGAAGAGAAACAGGCTCAAATTGCTACAAAGGAGAATTTGCATACCGCTTTCGCGAAACCGAGTCAAGAAAAGCTCGACGCTATACAAGAAGCCGCCATCAAAAACGAAAACATCTTTGAGCAACTCATGGAAGCCACAAAGGTGTGTTCTCTGGGACAGATCACCGAGGCGTTATTTGAGGTAGGCGGGCAGTATAGGAGGAATATGTAA